In the Bacteroidota bacterium genome, one interval contains:
- a CDS encoding SAM-dependent chlorinase/fluorinase, whose amino-acid sequence MALITLTTDLGYRDYYVPIVKGYIHSNISPVSLVDITHLIKPFNIAEAAYILKNCYKNFPDNSIHLINIESNIETNDDYIVVSYHKQFFIAKDNGVISLVTDGNADKIVKLELPKPEEKIFPLHFVLAKAACKLVKDYKLKNLGTIIPEMYTISAVKPLLEQNMIRGMILYVDNYGNAITNINRSHFERYGNERKAIIFFSRKEQVDNISSHYSDVAEGDALCLFGSSGLLEIAINKGNASRLIGLNEKSRVLVEFQDIE is encoded by the coding sequence ATGGCCTTAATTACACTAACAACAGATCTTGGATATAGGGATTACTATGTCCCCATAGTCAAAGGATATATACACAGCAATATATCTCCTGTATCGTTAGTTGATATTACACATCTCATCAAACCATTCAATATTGCAGAAGCAGCTTATATTCTTAAAAATTGCTATAAAAATTTCCCAGATAACAGCATTCATTTAATTAATATTGAATCGAATATTGAAACCAATGATGATTATATCGTTGTATCCTATCATAAACAGTTTTTTATTGCAAAAGATAATGGTGTAATTTCTCTGGTAACAGATGGAAATGCTGATAAAATCGTTAAGCTTGAATTACCAAAACCTGAAGAAAAAATATTTCCTCTCCACTTCGTGCTTGCAAAGGCTGCCTGCAAATTGGTTAAGGATTATAAATTGAAAAATCTGGGAACCATAATTCCTGAAATGTATACCATCAGTGCAGTAAAACCACTACTCGAACAGAATATGATACGAGGAATGATTCTTTATGTAGATAATTATGGTAATGCAATAACCAATATCAATCGTTCCCATTTTGAACGCTATGGAAACGAAAGGAAAGCTATCATTTTTTTTAGCAGAAAAGAACAGGTCGACAATATCTCTTCACATTATTCTGATGTAGCAGAAGGAGATGCGCTTTGTTTATTTGGTTCTTCGGGTTTACTTGAAATAGCTATTAATAAAGGCAATGCAAGCAGACTTATTGGCTTGAATGAAAAGAGCCGCGTGTTAGTTGAATTTCAGGATATTGAATAA